The sequence GAGCGTCCCGATGAGAGGCATCGATGCCTTCTCCCCCAAGATCTAGCAACCGGTGTGACTGGGTGAGAAAATAGCGGAAAAAGACGCAATGAGATTGGAGACGCTTGGCACTTTGCCGCCCAACAAAACCGGACAAAAGCTTTTACTAAATCGACTTACCTCTATCATGCTGTTAAAATTAACGAGTCCACATGAGTATCTTCGACTGAAGTATCCGATCACTTATGATACTATCACTTAATATTTCCTTTCCGCCTTTTATTTACCGAGTTTGTTTACCTTTCGCTGCGTCAAGGTCTTGAATAATTTCTAAATCACTACGCAATAATCACAAGAGGCCAATTGCAGCTGATTTTTTAGCCACTTAATGGCACCCCAATGGTCTGCGACGCCTTTGATCACTTGTCACGATAGCACACAACACGCGATCTAATCTTGCACAAGTAaatcaataacaaaaaataattggttACACAGTACCTCGCGTCACGAGCGCTGAAGCTAAACTGAAAGCACGGTGACGCCTGGCACGCTGAGGGGAAGCGTACACAACACTTCGCCGGTGAACCAAGGTATTAATGCATGTGCGCGCGCGCGCGTCTCTCCTCAATTCCTCGAGTTTTCAACCTACTGTAACAGCAGTTACTGTATACCGCGGGAGATCCATTGGcgttttttctattcaattttcaataatttaatgaaaatttaatggcataaataataaaatatgcgATACTTCTTTCTGTAAGCGGGTAAGTTGACTGCTCTTTTGTCTAACGGGGGAATCAAGTTTTCACACATTTAGTAGTAATATATTAGACTACTAAGTTGAATTTgctgataaataaattcatgtaaaacaatattttcacaGTAGAGAATgaacatttcattttcaagagTCAAGTCAAAGAGTCAAATATTTGATAtcgtttattgaaaataataatgaagtaTTCGCCCATCCTAGTAATTAcatatttcaaattaattttcgattcTCTAATGAGAACAATGGTTCATTCGTGTTGGATATATTGCTGACATTGCGATGCGCGAGCGATATGACATCGCGCGATCTCGCTTTAGTATTGCTGTGATATTCAATAGATTCACTGCATTACGCATGTGCTAGGGATGTCAAAATGCCGAGTGATGTCCATGAAATTAGAGTAGAACAACTTACGACGATGCATTAGGGTGTCCAGTTGAATTCTTCGGACTCCTCGGAGCTCATAATATAAGCTGGATTAATGCAGATGGGGAATTCCTCGAGAGAGATTATTGCCAACATTATGGTTGCGAAATTACGACGCTGGCGCTATAAAATGCAATTTACATTTtgtcatgaataattttgactTTTGTCCACAACAAATACATATGAGAGAGGAGAAAGATTATAGGTTTACCCTCGGCAGGAGCGGATTCCGCTGGAGGAGCCGCTGGAGTTTCTCCTTCGGCAGCTGGGGCTGGAGCTTCTGTAGCAGGAGGGGCATCTGATGGGGCACCTTCTGTTGGCGGAGGAGCTGCCTCTGCACCGTCAGCTGGTGGTGCCGGCGATGGAGAAGGCTCGGGTGGAACTGGGGTTAATGCTGCTACCAGCGCACCCTTTCCTGTTTGGAgtattttacaatttattcGAAAACGAAGAAACTTTGTAAGAAATGgctgagaaaaatatattacatAGAAAGATCAAATTCACCTACCTGAACATCCACCAACACAACACTGACAGAATTCTCCACATTTGCAGCCGCCCATACCGCAGCCTAGAATTCCATCAATAATATAGTATGATGGATTGATTGTATACTTCATTATGAGTATTCAAATTTGTAGAAGAATcgacgaaaaagaaaaattcacgagAAATTCCTTTATTAAAACATTATCCCAACTACCTGTGGGAGGTGCTCCTTCTGCTAGTGGTGCGTCATCAGTCGAGGCTGCATCATTAGTCTGTACTTGCGCAGAAGCTAAACCACAAAAAAGCACATTATAAATCCAAgctataattaaaaattattaactcaaaatattcatattgGCTAATGATCAATATTATATAATTGAGCCATACCATCAGCAGAGTCATCGCCGGAAGGAgctgaaaaatttcattcattcaatatAAGAGAGATTTATGTTTGAATGAGGGAATGCACGTTGTGTCAGTACCTTCACCATCAGCGGGGGGAGCAGGTGATGGCGCAGTCGAGAGTGATTCCGGGGTTGGTGCAGGAGGTACTTCAGGAGGTATAGGTGATGGTGTGGGAGCAGGGGTTGATACAGCTGATGTCGATACAGTTTCCGTTGCAGAGGTTGCTGTTAAATCTGGGGTGGGTGTTGCAAGTTCAGCCGCTGCTGCTGCTTCCTCCAATTTCTGGGCATATTAATTCGTTGAATAAATGGTCTTTTTAATCGATTATGAGGACAAACGCAAACTACAAACACATTTCACATGATTACAATCGAGCACGAAGACCAAGAATTATATTAGTAAAACATTAAAACAGCTGATGTGTTTTACTCATAGATCGAAGAATATTGGATAAAGTAATTTACAGTTGTCTTCAACTGTAGAGTTCCGATACCGCTGTGTATTCTTCATTCGAAAAATCATGAGAAGTGGGTGAAAGTCAAGGAGCCGGCAGCAAACACGATGTTTGCAACGTATTTACATATTTGTCTGCTATCTGCGCCCATAAAAATAACCATCAGAAGTGTAATGACCGATTGCAAAGAGCGAATTACGTGTGATTATTCGCCCACCATGCTGGGATCACAACGCGCGGATGTCAGTGATTTAAAACTCACAACCGCCAATTAGGACGCAATAGCTATATCTATGTAAACACGGATAGAATTCTTCCAGtgtttttatatatttctaCCGTGAATAGTAAGATGTAACATTTcagattttaatttaaattagaaAGTTAATGATATCaaggattttaaaaaataatacttgaaaattttcattttcaagtaCATTGAATGATATTATCAATAATCCGTCCTCTGCCATATGTTTATACAATTGTATCGACCGTGTCGAAGGTTTGTAATCAAGCGAAATCGGATAGCAAAGTGTTATTAAGCGAAAACTCGTTAGTAACATACCTACCGATCCCTGGCACCCGCGTGGAATCACATTTCCTGCAATTAAATCTGACTTTCATCGCAGATACGCTCAAATTTCATCCATAACAGAGCAACCATGCGCTACCAACTGTTATTTTTACCCAATTTTGTGGATTTTATGACTGTGAGAATAGGTGAATGTATTGGTGTCTATTTTATCTATTTGTGGCTGAATTCAAATGGATCGTTCAGTTGTCTATTCCAAAATGGCTTAccagtcaataaaaatatattacttttgaatgatttattaccttcagAAAAACGCAACACAAATTTTCAAGGTTTTACAAAATATCGTTCACAATAATCAGACCTTTCTTCCAAGTAAATTAATGGTATTAATGGTGGTTCATATGATCATCATTACAATTAATGCGAAACAGATTGAATTACatggttaattattttttccacagaTTGAATCATCACAGTGAGGGATCACGAACACAGAACATATAATGAAATCagcaaattcaataatttagtagtaaaataataatcctTGCATTTTGTAGTATCAGGGGAGGATAATGggatcattaatttatttcgcgGGAGCAGGTTTTTCTTCTGATGGCATTAACATAGAAAAAATAAGATATTGTTGATTGGGACATTGTGCTTGGAACATCTGGGTATCTGATTACATTTATGGATATCATGCCTCGACCTCCTCCTCCTTTACCTTCTTCTCCTCGCCCTTCTTCGACCAGTCCGGTTTTTTCTGAAAAGTTTGTCATTATGCAGTGTTACCTTATGATTGAggtatattatttttccatatatatatattgcaGCTTTGCGGCATTGATGTATTTTCCATTGGATATTACAATAATTACCTCCTTGTCCTCTTCCTCGAGGGTGAATTCCTTCTTTTTAACTTGCTTCAACTGATTTCTGAAATTGAATTCCGCCGCCTTCTTCTGGAGTTTTGCAAacttattttcatattttgagACTTTTTTCAGAGCTGGCTTCatactgaaaaataaatttataatattctaTAGAtcggaaaattgaatattatgaGGAGATTAAATTTTACGTACAATTTTCCTCGGAGGTCGTTGACTTGGCTGTTGAGTTCGGCAATCTAGGTATGGGTGGACAAATTAATTGCTCTATTGATAATCATTTTCTACTGTTTACGAATAAGAACACTCTATGATGATTATTTAGAAATGGAAAAAGCGAGAGTTCGTCCTGAAGCATATGATACGTAAAACTtcaagaaaatgagaattcaaaaaattatttaacaatttagttttttatggttgtatcgtttttttttcttaaattaatttatcttttAGATATTTTGTTATGAAATTTTCCTATGAAGAATTGCCAGAGGGTACTTCTGCTCTcaaatttttccacatttgTTAAATTTTGTTCAATCAACTAAAAGTGGCTATTCCCTGTCGCAGAAGCTTTGAAAAAGTCAAACTAATAATGTTtgatttaaaaacaaaaatacacAGGCGGAAGCTATTGTCAGAGAGTGATATGACTTTAGGACCTATTGTTATTGTGAAACAATCAGTAAAAGCATAAGAATCATACATTTGCATCACACCAATAATGATAGAAAGTAATCAACTTCTAACATGTCATCTCACTGTCGGGACAATCTTCAAGGCTCTAGAAATATCTGTAAATCCTATAGAAACATAGTTAGTTTCTGTAATATTTTCAGCAGCTAACTAGGGAGTTGGACGACCGGCTCGTCAGGATCACGTCGAAATCACACACCGACTCATGCTTAtaaactaaatattttttagaaattcatACATTAATAAAGTTATGTAATGGGACTCTAAAATGCCTACCGAATTTCGGTAATTGACAAGTTCAGCACACAATTTAGGAGCATTCCCAGAGCAAAAAATGGCACGTTCTTAGTCTATCGACATTCGCAGTTGAgtgtaatgaataattaaatgaaaggatataaattataaataaatggacGGTTGTATGTGCGTCGGTGCAAAATCTTCAGCCACATAAAAATACCGTGGGATTCAACAAACGGTACTAAGAAATAACTCTGAAATAATTCCGGCTTTAGAATGTCAATTCAAATACACATATAAATGTCTAGCgaaggaaggggggggggagtttaATGATTTAAATATTACGTCACACGGCTTTTTAGATTTCTTATCACTAGTCTTCTCCCTCCTATAATGGTGAACTTTTTAGTCCTCTCataaaattgatattaaaaagACGAGAAATATTGGATGGAGGATTCGATTCTTATACATTTAACATATTGTTGTCATAGGCCCAACATTACCCTTGTAATTTTAGGGACTAAGAACAAAAGACATTGGTGTGTTATCCCATGCTAAGCCACCCTTTTTATCCACTCACGTGACGCAATAACTGAAtgcattcagtgaaaaattataaattcactGTAATTAGTATTATTACtacatatttatttgtacgcaaaagcacacacacacagacCAGAGAGAGATACACATACGTCCATTCACACAAACGGACACACACGGATATCCACGAGGGAATACGTCAACGCGTCCTTGTTTGTGAGAGCGCCAAAAGTCGGGACAAGTGTGGGTTCATCACGAGGCGCGGAAAGTACGTAAAAGGGGCTCGTCGCTCGTTTGTACATGAGTATTCAAAACAcacaattattaaattaacctTGATTAAGGGATGAATATACATATCTGCACGAATTGTGTATTTGAATATACTACATTGATTTCCAAGCATGACGGTAGGGAAGGGGTAGGGAAGTAGACATGCAAATATTAGATGAGGCATTTCTTTTTCcacaaaataattgttttcctACAACggatttcgttgatttttgtGGTATTGTTTAAAACGAGAGCACAATCTGTAGAGAAAAACTCAGACTAGTGAATGATTTTGCACCGATTATTTACAAACACACAGCAACCACACTAATTACTCGAACTagcgaatatttttcattgaaaacctACGTTTTGcggattgaaataaaattgttgtctTTTTTCAATAACACGTGATTAtgtcattgaatattttttaaattatgaatttcattAGGGATTTCGTGTATAATGGAATAATTCTTTGGTGAGATTTGCAATTATCTGCTCATCAATTGCGTATCgcttgaatttattattttccttgGTGACCATcccatttccattttctatcCCATTCAATTGAGGATAGGGATGGATAAGTATCCACCGGTCAGGCAGGTGGTGACGACACTTTCCAATAAACTCAAACAGAAGAAGAACGAAAAATCTCTCGATTGAAAGGAAACTCATTGAACACAGGATCGCAAAAAAATCAGTCGTCCGAATTGTATAAATTATGCTTATCACACCGATTGGAAATAAGGGGTTGATTGAGCAAGAGGCTCAGACGTTGGGGTTTTCGATTGTGGATTTATATTGTACCTCATAGTCCCTTTTCCGTACTTCACGCTCCAAATCCCACTTCTGACCCTCACACGCGTAGACGCGTGCGTAATATTCTTGGCAAATCTCCTTCAAGTCCTCTATAAGAAGACCATTAATGatcaaagattttttcatgatgatttataaaaaaaaattaagaaaaaaatattaaaccaATTGTTTcttgaaacatttttataGTGCATTCTGCAACACATTCAGCTTTATATATCGTGTTCGATGTGATCGAATTATCATTTTACCACTAGTACTGAGAGTTCCCCTATAAAACgctagaaataattttatgtgcGTCAAGAGTGTGAGAAATAATGGCAGTGAAAAAAGCTGCATCGTAAAATATATATGTGGGATAAAAACAAAAGTTGTGAAAAGTTTTCTCTATACCGAAAATAGTTTTTGTGAAAACTTTGTGATGTATCAGCGCGACTCGCAGGCTGTGCCACTTGGTATAGTTGTAAGTAACCGCTTCGTTTTATTTGTTGTCAAGTGTGGCAAAGTCAAAAAAACTATAGAGTAAATTAATATAGCAGTTTCGGCGGATTTCTTAGTTACCTCGAAATCTTTCAATCTACTTTTCCGTTCGAGGTCATATTTATCACCCTCGAGTGCGTATAATCTATGCCAATAGGCCTTGCAGATTGTCTGGAGCTCGgctagaaaaataataattcgctGGAGCAAATGGATACTCTCTGTCTCCAATAtgcaactaaaaaatagtaaacTTCATTTTTAGGCTTTCAAAAGTCAATTACATATCCCTGAATATtaccaaatgaaaattttcaagctaCTTAGAGACATGTTCAAAAAATTCTGTGGGAAATTGTATTAAAAATACCATAAAAGTTTTTCACATGCAAAGATTTtgccatctttttttttccgctaTAATTTCCGAATCCACTGATACTAAtactgatttttatttcgtttccCTCGAGTTTCATTTGGATGCTCCTCTCAAAGCCTAGCTAAGTCAATAGCAAATACTCTACCATCACTTCCCGGAACATCCATTTTGCTAACTACATATTCGTGTTAATTTAATCACTGGAtagttttttttgtgaaatcaCTTGGCGTTGGCTTACGGTTTTAGCGCAAGACGTGGTGTACAGCTGTGAGTTATATTTACGCTTGAGTAAAATACAAGTTCTAGAGTGTAATTATAGGGGTTGGTAGTGATCATTTAATGAACCTCGTATTCCTTGCTGGAGACATCAAACTCAAGATCGTATCTCTCCTCCTCGAGCTTTGCTATCTTCTTATGATACTGGATCAGGATTGATTTCAATTGCCCTGATAAGTTTTAGGAAACTTAATTTgagtattgaataatttttcaggtaCTTTTTTCccataataatttcaaaatatatCGAATGAATTATTAGATTGACTCCAATGGCATTTTTTGTCCAATACAAACAGAAAGTATCTCTGAATG comes from Diachasmimorpha longicaudata isolate KC_UGA_2023 chromosome 12, iyDiaLong2, whole genome shotgun sequence and encodes:
- the Wupa gene encoding troponin I isoform X3 gives rise to the protein MADAGAADEEKKRKQAETERKRAEVRARLEEASKAKKAKKGFMTPDRKKKLRLLLRKKAAEELKKEQERKAAERRRIIEERCGKPKDTDDVSEAELQTICKAYWHRLYALEGDKYDLERKSRLKDFEIAELNSQVNDLRGKFMKPALKKVSKYENKFAKLQKKAAEFNFRNQLKQVKKKEFTLEEEDKEKKPDWSKKGEEKKKLEEAAAAAELATPTPDLTATSATETVSTSAVSTPAPTPSPIPPEVPPAPTPESLSTAPSPAPPADGEAPSGDDSADASAQVQTNDAASTDDAPLAEGAPPTGCGMGGCKCGEFCQCCVGGCSGKGALVAALTPVPPEPSPSPAPPADGAEAAPPPTEGAPSDAPPATEAPAPAAEGETPAAPPAESAPAEAPAS
- the Wupa gene encoding troponin I isoform X1, whose translation is MADAGAADEEKKRKQAETERKRAEVRARLEEASKAKKAKKGFMTPDRKKKLRLLLRKKAAEELKKEQERKAAERRRIIEERCGKPKDTDDVSEEDLKEICQEYYARVYACEGQKWDLEREVRKRDYEIAELNSQVNDLRGKFMKPALKKVSKYENKFAKLQKKAAEFNFRNQLKQVKKKEFTLEEEDKEKKPDWSKKGEEKKKLEEAAAAAELATPTPDLTATSATETVSTSAVSTPAPTPSPIPPEVPPAPTPESLSTAPSPAPPADGEAPSGDDSADASAQVQTNDAASTDDAPLAEGAPPTGCGMGGCKCGEFCQCCVGGCSGKGALVAALTPVPPEPSPSPAPPADGAEAAPPPTEGAPSDAPPATEAPAPAAEGETPAAPPAESAPAEAPAS
- the Wupa gene encoding troponin I isoform X2 — its product is MADAGAADEEKKRKQAETERKRAEVRARLEEASKAKKAKKGFMTPDRKKKLRLLLRKKAAEELKKEQERKAAERRRIIEERCGKPKDTDDVSEEAVKRILREYHSKIEMLEGQKFDIEYLVKRKDYEIAELNSQVNDLRGKFMKPALKKVSKYENKFAKLQKKAAEFNFRNQLKQVKKKEFTLEEEDKEKKPDWSKKGEEKKKLEEAAAAAELATPTPDLTATSATETVSTSAVSTPAPTPSPIPPEVPPAPTPESLSTAPSPAPPADGEAPSGDDSADASAQVQTNDAASTDDAPLAEGAPPTGCGMGGCKCGEFCQCCVGGCSGKGALVAALTPVPPEPSPSPAPPADGAEAAPPPTEGAPSDAPPATEAPAPAAEGETPAAPPAESAPAEAPAS
- the Wupa gene encoding troponin I isoform X4 codes for the protein MADAGAADEEKKRKQAETERKRAEVRARLEEASKAKKAKKGFMTPDRKKKLRLLLRKKAAEELKKEQERKAAERRRIIEERCGKPKDTDDVSEGQLKSILIQYHKKIAKLEEERYDLEFDVSSKEYEIAELNSQVNDLRGKFMKPALKKVSKYENKFAKLQKKAAEFNFRNQLKQVKKKEFTLEEEDKEKKPDWSKKGEEKKKLEEAAAAAELATPTPDLTATSATETVSTSAVSTPAPTPSPIPPEVPPAPTPESLSTAPSPAPPADGEAPSGDDSADASAQVQTNDAASTDDAPLAEGAPPTGCGMGGCKCGEFCQCCVGGCSGKGALVAALTPVPPEPSPSPAPPADGAEAAPPPTEGAPSDAPPATEAPAPAAEGETPAAPPAESAPAEAPAS
- the Wupa gene encoding troponin I isoform X5 — translated: MADAGAADEEKKRKQAETERKRAEVRARLEEASKAKKAKKGFMTPDRKKKLRLLLRKKAAEELKKEQERKAAERRRIIEERCGKPKDTDDVSEEDLKEICQEYYARVYACEGQKWDLEREVRKRDYEIAELNSQVNDLRGKFMKPALKKVSKYENKFAKLQKKAAEFNFRNQLKQVKKKEFTLEEEDKEKKPDWSKKGEEKKVKEEEVEA